A single Chloracidobacterium sp. DNA region contains:
- a CDS encoding nucleotide exchange factor GrpE → MNEKEIEIETEGEDTIPVNDKRRFNESGERVKDDEIPKVPSKSAAEIALEATLKAEIERREAAESKLIGVQAKFEEVKADLERETAEMRTRLMKTLEDRGKQAQFNFLTTLLPVLDNLNLAVAASQSDPNIDNLREGVIGTARSFERALIDVGVEPIASVGCDFDPELHDAVDMTPTGPENDGKIVSEYVRGYKFGDRLLRPTRVQVGKA, encoded by the coding sequence ATGAACGAGAAAGAGATCGAAATAGAAACTGAGGGCGAAGATACGATCCCCGTTAACGACAAAAGGCGTTTTAATGAGAGCGGCGAGCGGGTCAAGGACGACGAGATTCCGAAAGTGCCGTCCAAGTCCGCGGCCGAGATCGCACTTGAGGCGACGCTTAAGGCGGAGATCGAGCGCCGTGAGGCGGCCGAGTCCAAGCTGATCGGTGTCCAGGCAAAATTCGAAGAGGTTAAGGCTGACCTCGAACGCGAGACGGCCGAGATGCGTACCCGTCTGATGAAGACGCTCGAAGATCGCGGCAAGCAGGCTCAATTTAATTTTCTGACGACGCTCTTGCCGGTGCTGGATAATCTGAATCTTGCCGTTGCAGCCAGCCAGTCCGACCCGAACATCGATAATCTACGCGAGGGCGTCATCGGCACGGCGCGCAGCTTTGAGCGTGCATTGATCGATGTCGGCGTCGAGCCGATCGCCTCGGTCGGTTGCGATTTTGACCCTGAGCTTCACGATGCGGTCGATATGACACCTACCGGCCCCGAAAACGACGGTAAGATTGTCTCGGAATACGTGCGCGGCTATAAGTTCGGCGATCGCCTGCTGCGGCCAACTCGCGTCCAGGTCGGCAAAGCTTAG
- the clpB gene encoding ATP-dependent chaperone ClpB produces MRFDRFTIRGQEAVQEAIGVAEKAENQQVEPEHLLAAMLEQKEGVLKPILGKIGANANAIANEITAAIGKFPKVSGGQQYFSSRTNTIFQEAQKAAEKMQDDYLSTEHLLMTIAAEKEGDAGRILRSNGVSKEDLEKVITDMRGGSRITDQNAEQNFQALDKYAMDLTDRARKGKLDPVIGRDDEIRRTIQILSRRTKNNPVLIGEPGVGKTAIVEGLAQRIVSGDVPETLKNKRLVSLDLGAMLAGAKYRGEFEDRLKAVLNEIEKAEGQIILFIDELHTLVGAGASEGAIDASNMLKPTLARGTLRAVGATTLAEYQKYIEKDKALERRFQQVYVGEPNVEDTIAILRGLKERYEVHHGVRIKDAAIVAAATLSNRYITDRFLPDKAIDLIDEAASRIRIEIDSLPQEIDVLEREILQLEIERQALTRETDDKSKSRLNDIEKRIADLNEKSSAMKAKWQSEKEEIEKMRSAKEQLEQAKLELEQARQGGDLTIAAEIQYGRIPELEKLLETEQAHLADLQKDGVYLKEEVDEEDVAEVVAKWTGVPVSKMLQGEMQKLVSMEDNLRNRVIGQDEALEAVANAVRRARAGLQDPNRPVGSFIFLGPTGVGKTETARALAEFMFDDERAMVRLDMSEYMEKHAVARMIGAPPGYVGYDEGGQLTEAVRRRPYSVVLFDEIEKAHPDVFNVLLQILDDGRLTDSKGRVVDFKNAVLIMTSNLGSRQIQAATENPLADRDIRKEVLQVLRDHFKPEFLNRIDDIVVFKQLGKDQIATIIDVQLEKLRKNLEERGITIELDDSARDLIISEGYDPVYGARPLKRAIQNLVQNQLAVSLLKGEIVSGQTVRVSAENGAMKFTPADGAEKSAEAA; encoded by the coding sequence ATGAGATTCGACAGATTTACAATACGCGGGCAAGAAGCGGTGCAGGAAGCCATCGGCGTTGCCGAAAAGGCCGAAAACCAACAGGTCGAGCCCGAGCATTTGCTTGCGGCGATGCTTGAGCAGAAAGAGGGCGTGCTAAAGCCGATCCTTGGCAAGATCGGAGCCAATGCCAATGCCATCGCAAATGAGATAACGGCTGCCATCGGCAAATTTCCGAAGGTGTCCGGCGGACAGCAATATTTCAGCTCGCGGACCAACACCATTTTTCAGGAGGCTCAGAAAGCTGCCGAAAAGATGCAGGACGACTATTTGTCGACCGAGCACCTTTTGATGACCATCGCTGCCGAAAAGGAAGGCGATGCGGGCCGCATTCTGCGCTCAAACGGAGTTTCTAAGGAAGACCTTGAAAAGGTCATCACCGATATGCGCGGAGGTTCGCGGATCACGGATCAGAATGCGGAACAGAATTTTCAGGCCCTCGACAAATATGCGATGGACCTGACCGATCGAGCCCGTAAGGGAAAGCTCGACCCCGTTATCGGGCGTGACGACGAGATCCGCCGGACGATCCAGATACTTTCGCGGCGAACTAAGAACAATCCCGTTTTGATCGGAGAACCCGGCGTCGGTAAAACCGCGATCGTCGAGGGCCTCGCCCAGCGCATTGTTTCAGGTGATGTCCCCGAAACATTAAAAAACAAGCGGCTCGTCTCGCTCGATCTCGGAGCGATGCTGGCCGGAGCTAAGTATCGCGGCGAGTTTGAGGACCGCCTCAAGGCTGTTCTCAACGAGATCGAAAAGGCCGAGGGCCAGATCATTCTCTTCATCGACGAACTGCACACGTTGGTCGGAGCAGGTGCCAGCGAGGGTGCGATCGACGCGTCGAATATGCTCAAGCCGACGCTTGCCCGCGGCACTCTGCGGGCGGTCGGTGCGACTACGCTCGCCGAGTATCAGAAATATATTGAAAAGGATAAGGCTCTCGAACGCCGTTTCCAGCAGGTTTACGTCGGCGAACCGAATGTGGAAGACACCATCGCCATCCTGCGCGGCCTCAAGGAGCGCTATGAGGTCCACCACGGCGTGCGTATCAAGGATGCCGCGATCGTCGCGGCCGCGACCTTGTCTAACCGCTACATCACTGACCGGTTTTTACCGGACAAGGCGATAGACCTGATCGACGAGGCCGCATCGCGGATTCGCATCGAGATCGATTCCCTGCCGCAGGAGATCGACGTGCTCGAACGCGAGATACTCCAGCTCGAGATCGAGCGGCAGGCTCTGACGCGCGAGACGGATGATAAATCAAAATCGCGTCTGAACGATATCGAAAAGCGCATTGCCGACCTCAACGAAAAATCGTCGGCGATGAAGGCCAAATGGCAGTCAGAAAAAGAAGAGATCGAAAAGATGCGCTCCGCCAAGGAGCAATTGGAACAAGCCAAACTCGAGCTCGAACAAGCTCGTCAGGGCGGCGATCTGACCATAGCCGCCGAGATCCAGTACGGGCGCATCCCGGAGCTTGAAAAGCTACTCGAAACCGAGCAAGCTCATCTCGCCGACCTGCAGAAAGACGGCGTGTATCTGAAAGAAGAGGTTGACGAAGAGGACGTCGCCGAGGTCGTCGCCAAATGGACAGGCGTGCCGGTTTCCAAGATGCTGCAGGGCGAAATGCAAAAGCTCGTCTCGATGGAGGACAATCTTCGCAATCGTGTCATCGGCCAGGACGAGGCACTCGAGGCGGTGGCAAATGCCGTTCGGCGTGCTCGTGCCGGCCTGCAGGATCCTAATCGTCCGGTCGGATCATTTATTTTCCTTGGCCCGACCGGTGTCGGCAAGACCGAGACGGCCCGTGCCCTCGCCGAATTTATGTTTGACGACGAACGCGCGATGGTCCGGCTCGATATGTCCGAGTATATGGAGAAGCACGCGGTCGCTCGTATGATCGGTGCGCCTCCTGGATACGTCGGCTACGACGAAGGCGGCCAATTGACGGAGGCGGTCCGGCGGCGACCGTATTCGGTCGTGCTTTTTGACGAGATCGAAAAGGCGCATCCGGATGTTTTCAACGTGCTGCTCCAGATCCTGGATGACGGGCGTTTGACCGATTCTAAGGGCCGCGTTGTTGATTTTAAGAACGCAGTGCTGATTATGACGTCAAATCTCGGTTCGCGGCAGATACAGGCGGCGACCGAAAATCCGCTTGCCGACCGCGATATCCGAAAGGAAGTGCTGCAGGTGCTCCGCGATCATTTCAAGCCCGAGTTTTTGAATCGCATCGACGACATCGTCGTATTCAAGCAGCTTGGTAAGGATCAGATCGCCACGATCATCGACGTCCAACTCGAAAAGCTTCGCAAGAATCTCGAGGAACGCGGCATCACGATCGAGCTCGATGATTCGGCTCGTGACCTGATCATCTCCGAGGGTTACGACCCGGTTTACGGTGCACGACCGCTCAAGCGGGCGATCCAGAATCTTGTGCAGAATCAGCTTGCCGTGAGTCTTTTGAAGGGCGAGATCGTCAGCGGCCAGACGGTTCGCGTCTCGGCCGAAAATGGCGCGATGAAGTTTACACCCGCTGATGGAGCCGAAAAGTCGGCCGAGGCGGCATAG
- a CDS encoding Hsp20/alpha crystallin family protein: MNVVRYDPFRELRSLQNDINRLFTVTAPDAPAREDMLTGEWVPRVNIFENEDNLVIEAELPGMKREDFELSFENNVITLKGERRFEKKAEGDNYHRIERSFGSFSRSFTLPQTVTAEGARAEFANGILTVALAKREDTKARKIDIIDGDAAALNAKPVETSRVAGA, encoded by the coding sequence ATGAACGTAGTTAGGTATGACCCTTTTCGTGAGTTGCGCTCGTTGCAAAACGATATCAATCGCCTGTTTACTGTCACCGCGCCGGATGCTCCGGCACGCGAGGATATGCTTACCGGCGAATGGGTGCCGAGGGTAAACATCTTTGAAAACGAGGACAATTTAGTGATCGAGGCTGAATTGCCCGGAATGAAGCGCGAAGACTTTGAACTTTCTTTCGAGAATAACGTCATAACCCTTAAGGGCGAGCGTCGATTTGAGAAGAAAGCCGAGGGCGACAACTATCACCGGATCGAGCGATCGTTCGGGTCGTTTTCGCGGTCGTTCACGCTGCCCCAGACGGTTACGGCCGAGGGCGCACGGGCAGAATTTGCAAACGGCATTTTAACTGTGGCTCTTGCGAAACGCGAGGACACTAAGGCACGCAAGATCGATATCATCGACGGCGACGCCGCCGCATTGAATGCGAAGCCGGTGGAAACGTCAAGAGTTGCCGGGGCTTAA
- a CDS encoding ABC transporter permease, protein MNKVFREILWPMVAVLAAFVVGGIIVLLIGDNPFVTFYHLIGNSFGSLNDIGYTLFIATPLIFTGLAVAVAFRCGLLNIGAEGQLYVAAFATAWVGIKFGGTVVTIFGKQEDWSWYSLPSVLLILVCMLTAVIAGGIWGAIPGILKAKFGSHEVINTIMLNFIGIALVSYFTQYYLKIPGDPILQTAEIGSGAHIPRISQYIPGMPDFVPLSVAFLIAILMCVLVYIFLWKTKWGYELRAVGENPSAAEYGGISAKKQIIIAMTISGGLAGMVAIGEVLGYRYRYYDGFSDGWGFLGIAVALLGRNHPLGIFVAAIFFAVLKRGEIFVDIETKYVSKDLVEVLQAIIIIFVASLQKFTRK, encoded by the coding sequence ATGAATAAAGTATTTCGAGAAATCTTGTGGCCGATGGTTGCGGTTCTCGCCGCGTTTGTCGTCGGCGGTATTATCGTTCTGCTGATCGGCGATAATCCGTTCGTCACCTTCTATCACCTGATCGGCAATTCCTTTGGGTCGCTCAACGATATCGGCTACACGCTCTTTATCGCGACGCCGCTAATATTTACCGGGCTTGCGGTGGCGGTCGCATTTCGATGCGGCCTGCTGAATATCGGTGCCGAGGGACAGCTATACGTTGCCGCATTTGCAACGGCGTGGGTCGGCATCAAATTTGGCGGAACGGTCGTAACGATCTTTGGCAAGCAGGAAGATTGGTCCTGGTACAGTCTGCCGTCGGTACTGCTGATACTCGTCTGTATGCTGACCGCAGTAATTGCAGGCGGCATTTGGGGAGCAATTCCCGGTATATTGAAAGCCAAGTTCGGCTCGCACGAAGTGATCAATACGATCATGCTGAACTTTATAGGCATAGCTCTGGTCAGCTATTTTACCCAATATTACCTTAAGATCCCGGGCGATCCGATCCTGCAAACAGCCGAGATCGGCAGCGGAGCGCACATACCGCGGATCAGCCAATACATTCCGGGAATGCCGGATTTTGTCCCGCTTAGCGTCGCATTTCTAATAGCGATACTGATGTGTGTGCTCGTCTATATTTTCTTATGGAAGACAAAATGGGGTTATGAGCTACGGGCGGTCGGTGAAAATCCATCGGCGGCCGAATATGGCGGGATCTCGGCTAAAAAGCAGATCATCATCGCAATGACCATTTCCGGCGGACTGGCCGGTATGGTCGCGATCGGTGAAGTGCTCGGCTATCGATACCGATATTACGACGGATTTTCGGACGGTTGGGGATTTCTCGGCATTGCAGTTGCGTTGCTTGGGCGCAATCATCCGCTCGGCATCTTTGTAGCCGCGATCTTTTTTGCCGTGCTCAAGCGAGGCGAGATCTTCGTAGATATCGAGACCAAATATGTGTCGAAGGATCTGGTCGAAGTATTGCAGGCCATAATCATCATTTTTGTCGCATCTCTGCAGAAATTTACGAGGAAATAG
- a CDS encoding ABC transporter permease codes for MGDLLTPTFLLILLFSTIRLATPLIFAALGGMFSERAGVINIALEGLMLTGAFTAAVATYELNNPYLGFVCGLAAGAFVAAIFAVAVIKFEADQVVAGFAVSLLMLGLPAVISSRLYDSAGSTQQIAKQFLLPEYYNRVSIASILAFALVPVCWYVLYKTPFGLRIRAAGENPEAADAAGVNVIKLRYIAVILSGVLAAAGGAYLSIGQSSLFTRGMTAGRGYIALAALILAKWKPIPVLFACLFFGFTEALAIQMQGVIKMPSGEDVPVQFIQMIPYVLTIIVLAGFIGLSRAPKALGTPYRKES; via the coding sequence ATGGGAGATCTCTTAACACCGACATTTCTGCTCATTTTGCTCTTCTCGACGATCCGTCTGGCGACGCCGCTGATATTTGCGGCATTGGGCGGAATGTTTTCTGAGCGCGCGGGCGTGATCAATATCGCTCTCGAGGGTCTGATGCTCACGGGTGCGTTCACGGCGGCGGTTGCGACTTACGAACTTAACAATCCTTACCTCGGCTTTGTATGTGGCTTGGCGGCGGGTGCATTTGTGGCGGCGATCTTTGCCGTTGCGGTGATCAAGTTTGAGGCTGATCAGGTCGTGGCCGGTTTTGCGGTAAGTTTACTGATGCTCGGTTTGCCGGCGGTGATCAGCAGTCGTCTATACGATTCGGCAGGATCGACACAGCAGATCGCAAAGCAGTTTTTGCTCCCGGAGTATTACAATCGCGTATCGATCGCCTCCATACTGGCTTTTGCTCTCGTGCCGGTGTGTTGGTACGTGCTGTATAAAACGCCGTTCGGCCTCCGCATTCGTGCGGCGGGCGAAAATCCCGAGGCGGCAGATGCAGCGGGCGTCAACGTGATCAAACTCAGGTATATCGCGGTCATACTCTCGGGCGTCCTGGCGGCGGCGGGCGGTGCATATCTCTCGATCGGGCAATCGTCGCTCTTTACACGCGGGATGACCGCCGGTCGCGGATATATCGCACTTGCGGCACTGATCCTCGCTAAGTGGAAGCCGATCCCGGTGCTGTTTGCCTGTCTATTCTTTGGATTTACCGAGGCTCTCGCGATCCAGATGCAGGGCGTGATCAAGATGCCGTCCGGCGAGGATGTGCCGGTGCAGTTCATCCAGATGATCCCATACGTTTTGACGATCATCGTCCTTGCCGGCTTTATCGGTCTGTCGCGTGCTCCAAAGGCTCTGGGAACACCGTATCGGAAGGAAAGCTAA
- a CDS encoding purine-nucleoside phosphorylase, whose product MSYENAAAAAEFIRSRYPSEPQTAIVLGSGLGAFADEVANAVRIPYEDIPGFARSTVEGHAGQLVLGEIGGVSVAVQQGRFHYYEGYDMEQVMLPVRTFGLLGVKTLILTNAAGSLNSDMQPGSLMLIADHLNCLGVNPLRGPNDSRFGPRFPDMTEVYDRDLRHIALEEASAIARERFDRGDDEPLLDFLNTGIYCALSGPTYETPAEIHMYRQLGADAVGMSTVPEAIAARHQGTRVMGISCITNLAAGMSGDTINHEEVMETGARVAEVFKELLRRILARIN is encoded by the coding sequence ATGTCATACGAAAATGCGGCCGCGGCTGCTGAATTCATCAGATCGAGATACCCGAGCGAACCGCAGACTGCGATCGTGTTGGGGAGCGGGTTAGGTGCCTTTGCGGACGAGGTGGCGAATGCGGTTCGGATACCGTATGAAGATATTCCGGGCTTTGCTCGGTCGACTGTCGAGGGGCACGCGGGGCAACTCGTTTTAGGCGAGATCGGCGGCGTTTCGGTGGCGGTGCAGCAGGGGCGGTTTCACTATTACGAAGGCTATGATATGGAGCAGGTTATGCTGCCGGTGCGGACATTTGGTTTGCTCGGGGTGAAGACCCTGATACTCACCAATGCCGCGGGCAGCCTAAACTCAGATATGCAGCCCGGCAGTCTGATGCTGATCGCCGATCATCTGAATTGTCTCGGCGTCAATCCGCTACGTGGGCCGAATGACAGTAGATTTGGACCCAGATTTCCGGATATGACCGAGGTTTACGACCGCGATCTACGGCACATCGCCCTCGAAGAAGCGAGTGCCATCGCGAGAGAACGATTTGATCGTGGCGACGACGAACCCCTGCTCGATTTTCTCAATACCGGCATCTATTGTGCACTTTCCGGCCCGACGTACGAGACGCCGGCCGAGATCCATATGTATCGACAACTCGGAGCGGACGCAGTCGGAATGTCCACCGTCCCGGAGGCGATAGCGGCACGCCATCAGGGCACGCGGGTAATGGGCATTTCGTGTATCACAAACCTCGCTGCCGGTATGAGCGGCGACACCATTAATCACGAAGAAGTGATGGAAACCGGTGCTCGCGTGGCTGAGGTGTTCAAGGAATTGCTCCGCCGCATCTTGGCTAGAATCAATTGA
- the udk gene encoding uridine kinase, translating to MIIGICGGTGSGKTTIARAIVDVVGADRVVLVEQDSYYRNLADMPLDERHQANFDHPDSLDSDMLVNHILRLKQGLAVEMPLYDFATHTRSDKISVIEPKPVVIVEGILIFAEPRVLDLLDVRIFVDTPDDIRLMRRLRRDSSERGRTFERTLEQYERTIRPMHFEFVEPSKRHADVIIPEGGQTGVSVDLLCGLVREKLVAESEEKGF from the coding sequence ATGATCATAGGCATATGCGGTGGAACAGGATCGGGGAAAACGACTATCGCTCGTGCGATAGTCGATGTGGTCGGTGCGGATCGAGTCGTTTTGGTCGAGCAGGATTCGTATTATCGCAACCTGGCGGATATGCCGCTCGACGAGCGTCATCAGGCCAATTTTGACCATCCGGACTCGCTGGACAGTGATATGCTGGTCAATCATATTCTGCGTTTGAAGCAGGGCCTGGCGGTCGAGATGCCGCTGTATGATTTTGCGACTCATACACGCAGCGACAAGATTTCGGTGATCGAACCCAAACCGGTGGTCATCGTCGAAGGGATCTTGATCTTTGCTGAGCCGCGGGTGCTCGACCTTTTGGATGTCAGAATATTTGTCGATACGCCGGACGACATACGATTGATGCGGCGTCTGCGACGCGACTCGAGCGAACGCGGCAGGACATTTGAACGCACACTTGAGCAATACGAGCGGACGATCAGGCCGATGCACTTTGAGTTTGTCGAGCCATCGAAACGGCACGCCGATGTCATCATACCCGAAGGCGGGCAGACGGGCGTCAGCGTCGACCTTTTGTGCGGATTAGTGCGCGAAAAGCTTGTTGCCGAAAGCGAGGAAAAGGGATTTTAG
- a CDS encoding cytidine deaminase, translated as MDDKDLIASATAVRENAYAPFSEFRVGAAVETEDGEVIDGCNVESATYGLTICAERVAICKAVSQGKRKIKRIAVVADTEKLTPPCGSCRQIIWEFGGNIPVVMSNLQGKVETHQMIDLLPDAFDAEFLK; from the coding sequence ATGGACGATAAAGATCTGATAGCATCCGCGACCGCGGTTCGGGAAAACGCATACGCACCATTTTCGGAATTTAGAGTCGGCGCGGCGGTTGAGACCGAGGATGGCGAGGTCATCGACGGCTGTAACGTCGAATCCGCCACGTATGGCCTGACCATTTGCGCCGAACGCGTGGCTATCTGCAAAGCTGTCTCGCAGGGCAAACGTAAGATCAAGCGGATCGCCGTCGTTGCCGATACCGAAAAGTTAACGCCACCCTGCGGCAGCTGCCGTCAGATCATATGGGAATTTGGCGGTAATATCCCGGTCGTAATGTCCAACCTCCAAGGCAAGGTCGAAACCCATCAGATGATAGACCTTTTGCCCGATGCGTTCGATGCTGAGTTTTTGAAGTAA
- a CDS encoding amidohydrolase yields the protein MDADRRVIEDGAVAIKDGKIIRVGRRAVVTKNLTAKRTINAAGKAVIPGLINTHTHAAMSLFRGISDDLDLNEWLTKYIFPAEGKNVTEQFVRAGTRLGLAEMIRGGTTTYCDMYYFEDAVADESKKAGVRGVLGETIIDFPVADNKNNAEAMAYTERYLKKWANDPLIVPAIAPHAPYTVSTDHLRAIKALSDKYNAAVVTHVSETKKERDDILAQKGMTPAKYLDSIGFLTDRVIAAHNVWLTPEEIDIYAAKGVGAAHCPQSNMKLASGTAPIPAMLAKGVAVGLGTDGAASNNDLDMWEEMDTAAKLHKLISTDPKTLPAEQAFEMATIRGARALHLDKITGSIEGGKRADIAIVDLDSLNQTPYFNIYSSLVYSTKAADVRTVIIDGRIVMLDRRLLTLNENVIKKDANAYRRKIIDSLKN from the coding sequence ATGGACGCGGACCGCCGGGTCATCGAGGACGGTGCCGTCGCGATCAAGGACGGTAAGATAATAAGGGTCGGGCGGCGGGCGGTCGTGACCAAAAATCTCACCGCAAAGCGCACCATCAACGCGGCGGGCAAGGCCGTGATTCCAGGCCTCATTAACACACATACACACGCCGCGATGTCGCTGTTTCGCGGCATCTCGGACGATCTCGACCTTAACGAATGGCTGACAAAATACATCTTTCCGGCTGAGGGTAAGAACGTGACGGAGCAGTTCGTGCGTGCCGGTACGCGGCTTGGCCTGGCCGAGATGATCCGCGGCGGGACGACCACTTACTGCGATATGTATTACTTTGAGGACGCGGTCGCCGACGAGAGTAAAAAGGCCGGCGTTCGCGGCGTTTTGGGCGAGACGATCATCGATTTTCCGGTTGCTGATAATAAAAATAACGCTGAAGCGATGGCGTACACCGAGCGGTATCTAAAAAAATGGGCAAACGACCCGTTGATAGTTCCGGCGATCGCGCCGCACGCACCGTACACGGTTTCGACTGACCATCTAAGGGCGATCAAGGCACTTTCAGATAAATATAACGCAGCGGTCGTCACGCACGTCTCCGAGACGAAAAAGGAACGCGATGACATCCTGGCTCAAAAGGGAATGACGCCCGCCAAATATCTCGACAGTATCGGATTTTTGACCGATCGCGTCATTGCGGCTCACAACGTATGGCTCACGCCCGAGGAGATCGATATCTATGCGGCAAAGGGTGTCGGGGCCGCGCACTGTCCGCAATCGAATATGAAACTCGCCTCCGGCACGGCGCCGATCCCGGCGATGCTGGCAAAGGGTGTCGCCGTCGGCCTCGGAACGGATGGTGCGGCATCAAATAACGATCTCGATATGTGGGAAGAGATGGATACCGCAGCCAAACTGCATAAACTCATCTCGACTGACCCAAAAACGCTGCCCGCCGAACAGGCATTTGAGATGGCGACCATCCGCGGAGCCCGAGCCTTGCATCTCGATAAGATCACCGGTTCGATCGAGGGCGGCAAGCGTGCCGACATCGCCATTGTGGACCTCGACAGCCTCAATCAGACGCCGTATTTCAATATCTATTCGTCGCTCGTTTATTCGACCAAGGCGGCGGATGTCCGTACGGTTATCATCGACGGTAGGATCGTGATGCTAGACCGACGTTTGCTCACGTTAAACGAAAATGTTATAAAGAAAGACGCAAACGCATACCGCAGAAAAATCATCGATAGTCTTAAGAACTGA
- a CDS encoding energy transducer TonB, which yields MPLNVRRFCTSVLLVIVGLIATAAAQTVPAPTPAPQAAPPSSGDVMRDRISKAKAYIAVRNYNAAIYELENIRRETGDTAVQSVVNVLLMNSYLEQGDFKRAQDFLNLFYTEQKTTKPNAAAYYMSVAGQVVKGARNRVERYRALGLSISDRTLPLEAANDLEKMRETLELVITQATAIGKDSKRTADAMAMVEEASTSRSMLARDDYDARRWKDTVADAREEMSNSRSVVTNAVNDTPADGVLNPSTTAATVSSTTAAPPVIQAPPTVVNKPLAVREREVKPAETTVAKNDKPIVVTSTPVQPKETPKQADTAPVKNDGSPMDVGSLVNYATLQAQPTYPPVAKTTRTTGIVKVQVMVDEQGAVSEVQKTSGPSMLQGAARDAIRKWKFKPFVRDGQPVRATGYVNFNFAL from the coding sequence ATGCCGTTAAATGTCAGAAGGTTTTGCACTTCGGTTTTACTGGTTATTGTTGGATTGATCGCCACTGCGGCCGCACAGACTGTGCCGGCCCCGACGCCTGCGCCGCAGGCTGCACCGCCGTCTTCGGGCGATGTAATGCGTGACCGTATCTCAAAGGCAAAGGCATACATAGCCGTCCGCAACTACAACGCGGCGATCTACGAGCTTGAAAACATCCGCCGCGAAACCGGCGACACGGCCGTCCAGAGCGTCGTCAACGTCTTGTTGATGAACAGTTACCTCGAACAGGGCGATTTCAAACGAGCCCAGGATTTCCTGAATCTTTTTTACACCGAGCAGAAAACGACCAAGCCCAATGCGGCCGCCTATTATATGTCCGTCGCCGGACAGGTGGTCAAAGGGGCGCGCAATCGGGTGGAGCGATATCGGGCATTGGGCCTGAGTATTTCGGACCGCACTTTGCCGCTCGAGGCGGCCAACGATCTTGAGAAAATGCGCGAGACGCTGGAGCTGGTTATCACACAGGCGACGGCGATCGGAAAGGACTCTAAGAGGACGGCCGACGCAATGGCAATGGTCGAAGAAGCGAGCACATCGCGAAGTATGCTTGCTCGCGACGACTATGATGCACGCCGATGGAAAGACACGGTCGCTGACGCCCGCGAAGAGATGTCCAATTCGCGCAGCGTCGTAACGAATGCCGTCAACGACACTCCGGCCGACGGCGTGCTAAATCCGTCAACGACGGCGGCTACCGTTAGCTCTACCACGGCAGCACCGCCGGTGATACAGGCGCCCCCGACAGTTGTTAACAAGCCGCTTGCGGTACGCGAACGCGAGGTCAAGCCGGCCGAGACCACCGTCGCCAAAAACGATAAGCCGATCGTTGTAACATCAACACCGGTCCAACCCAAAGAGACTCCGAAGCAGGCCGACACGGCACCGGTAAAGAATGACGGCTCGCCAATGGATGTCGGATCGCTGGTCAACTATGCCACGCTTCAGGCTCAACCAACGTATCCTCCGGTCGCCAAGACGACGCGGACGACCGGTATAGTCAAGGTCCAGGTAATGGTGGACGAACAAGGCGCGGTCTCAGAGGTGCAGAAAACAAGCGGCCCGTCGATGCTCCAGGGTGCGGCAAGAGACGCGATCCGTAAGTGGAAATTCAAACCTTTTGTCCGAGACGGCCAACCGGTCAGAGCGACGGGATATGTTAATTTTAATTTCGCTTTATAG